In candidate division KSB1 bacterium, a single genomic region encodes these proteins:
- the folB gene encoding dihydroneopterin aldolase codes for MAKDVIKLKNMTFHAYHGVWDEEREIGQRFEVDAELKVDAQEAAKFDKLKNTVDLYAVFEVVEQIILNGKFLLLETMAEKVAQAILEKFSVSEVLVRVRKPHAPIRGIQDGIEVEIVRSH; via the coding sequence ATGGCAAAAGACGTCATAAAACTAAAGAACATGACCTTTCATGCCTACCACGGTGTTTGGGATGAAGAAAGGGAAATCGGTCAGCGATTTGAGGTAGACGCGGAGCTTAAAGTAGATGCTCAGGAAGCTGCGAAGTTTGATAAGTTAAAGAACACGGTTGATCTTTATGCAGTCTTTGAAGTGGTCGAGCAGATTATCTTGAACGGTAAGTTTCTACTTTTGGAAACGATGGCTGAAAAAGTCGCACAAGCAATTCTTGAAAAATTCTCAGTGAGTGAAGTCTTGGTGCGGGTTCGTAAACCGCATGCGCCAATTCGCGGTATTCAGGATGGAATCGAAGTTGAAATTGTCCGTTCCCATTAA